A region of the Chrysiogenia bacterium genome:
ACTACATGCCCGAGTTGGCGCAGCCCTGGGGCTATCCCATCCTGCTGCTCGTCATGGCGAGCGTCGCCGGCGGGATGTTGTTTTTCTTCCGTCGAAAGGGCTGGCTGGGCAGTCGCGGGCGGCGTGAGCGATTCGATCGCGCGATGGGGTATGGCCGGGAGGACGAGCAGCCGTGACCCGCGAAGAACTCGCTCTATTGGCGGAAGATCTGATCGGAATGAGCCCCAAGACCCAGGGGAGGGTGCTCGATTCCCTGATTATCATTTTTGCCTTTGTTCTTGTTCGCTTCCTGCTCGTCCGGATCATCAACCGGCGCATCGACGATGTGCGCACCGCCTACCAGTGGCGCAAGGGCGTGAGCTACGCCTGCACCCTGTTCGCACTGATCGCCATGGGGCAGACCTGGTTTCGGGGCATCGAGCATCTGGCCACGGTGCTGGGGCTTGCCTCCGCCGGTATCGCGGTCGCCCTCAAGGATCCGATCGCCAACCTGGCGGGCTGGTTCTACATCGGATTTCAAAAACCCTTTCGCGTCGGCGACCGCATTCAGGTCGGCAAGTTTGCCGGTGACGTCATCGACCTGCGCCTTTTCCAGTTCTCCCTGATGGAAATCGGCAATTGGGTGCAAAGCGATCAGAGCACCGGCCGCGTCATCCGCGTGCCCAACAGCACGGTCTTTCGCGAACC
Encoded here:
- a CDS encoding mechanosensitive ion channel family protein codes for the protein MSPKTQGRVLDSLIIIFAFVLVRFLLVRIINRRIDDVRTAYQWRKGVSYACTLFALIAMGQTWFRGIEHLATVLGLASAGIAVALKDPIANLAGWFYIGFQKPFRVGDRIQVGKFAGDVIDLRLFQFSLMEIGNWVQSDQSTGRVIRVPNSTVFREPVANYSDGFDYIWDEIPVLVTFETNWKKARGILVEIADKYAAPLSESASRQVQQAARHFMIFYSKLTPIVYTSTRDNGVLLTMRYLCNPRSRRTSQHTIWEAILESFGQHDDIDFAYPTMRYYDNASEGKPGLMPEGAPGKAGKG